One window of the Manihot esculenta cultivar AM560-2 chromosome 14, M.esculenta_v8, whole genome shotgun sequence genome contains the following:
- the LOC110599602 gene encoding uncharacterized protein LOC110599602 isoform X3, producing MAFDQNHIPKDLRPLTVARTISEEPRIAAASIAAAPSIATTSATSRSPEIFANPDGSIPVFYPMTVSDAGFVGLGYGNPAPWAPRLPVPIGSGNSASVGFGYSPNLGNRVVGNAVDHAAHDVVGGSGSSPHLNNMVNSNGGNELTSLGFGYNPNLGNRGSGSGTGVDHVSEEGGDDSVSGKKVKFLCSFGGKILPRPSDGMLRYVGGQTRIISVRRDVTFNELVQKMVDAYGQPVIIKYQLPDEDLDALVSVSCPDDLDNMMDEYEKLVERSSDGSGKLRVFLFSATELEAAGTVQFGDLHDSGQRYVDAVNGIADGVGCAFAWKESIASATSTQNSDFSGTEAVDSSGTGQVDVSGAPTTSLLSPRGDLASPHDSSPKFVPVEPNPPVYADASAVSLGIPTVKSGPPQTLSSQPEVEIERSIPVAVPQQQLGYDFQKMGMGIPPPASHLQAYVEPHQEITNHADYMYLPAQMRFPNAQLLGTAGSVFTQQQIRDSNASVASHQYIPAAHMTMSPTSSHVAMRPTIVQPLVQPQQARVERFSDENMHGTRIVQFPDPGYNAYQLQHPPAIVGGGYCWHPVAQTEHVVFSDGSVPHQQVIIPEKIQRLEDCFMCQKQLPHAHSDPLAQDQREGGISNLSHSNSLNHSLHLGDTMKGQPLSWSMVGGGLGDGTIEQGVGARSSALSHVDHQVGLQQSEAIVFSHNENERTTMRKADDSDQSQISVPHGMMAVPGFQGIVLQSRPEGSVQQHQVSGQYQVKEETLQIKPSNGNFSNFPGVIQASERSGHECPVEYSGSMHRDVSKEDIIDSCVSYDQRRSVEEMLETLHINPEINNDQNKSHVDNLWKEDILDHRTQQLGGRDAFLDDSYKKHQVVPDSNHVKPTDLLPASVVTQQPVYGNQVSYPQSNIGIHLLDSGEVSYGNPTFQVVQPAYAIDRILQPKISPTDVGPGAQNANVPSSLASSGRVSDFQDSPNSLFSSQDPWNLRHDAHLPPPRPNKILTKKEAFDTKDPFSENLANNPVEIITDGLMGDGVPQPLSNSKKDLNLEQAQSSKGSAEELIKQELQAVAEGVVASVFQSGNHSPDSMVYERNESAYEASQDMKISSEDIEVQHKAKFEDMKNKLPEKLNFRFPVSEGNYRLQDFFFGSRL from the exons ATGGCATTTGATCAGAACCATATCCCTAAAGATCTAAGACCATTAACCGTTGCCAGAACAATATCCGAAGAGCCCCGCATTGCTGCGGCTTCCATCGCTGCTGCTCCCTCTATTGCTACAACGTCAGCAACGAGTAGAAGCCCAGAAATTTTTGCCAACCCAGATGGTTCTATACCCGTTTTTTACCCGATGACCGTGTCTGATGCTGGTTTTGTAGGTTTAGGGTATGGTAATCCGGCCCCATGGGCTCCACGCCTGCCGGTGCCGATTGGGAGTGGGAATAGCGCTTCTGTTGGGTTTGGTTACAGCCCCAATTTGGGTAATAGGGTGGTTGGTAATGCCGTTGATCATGCTGCACATGATGTGGTTGGTGGGTCTGGTAGCAGTCCCCATTTGAACAATATGGTTAACTCTAATGGGGGCAATGAGTTGACAAGTTTGGGATTTGGTTACAATCCTAATTTGGGGAACCGTGGAAGTGGTAGTGGCACCGGGGTTGATCATGTGAGTGAAGAGGGTGGGGATGATTCTGTGTCTGGGAAGAAAGTCAAGTTCTTATGTAGTTTTGGGGGGAAGATTTTGCCTAGACCCAGTGATGGTATGTTGAGATACGTTGGAGGGCAGACTAGGATCATTAGTGTGAGGAGAGATGTGACCTTTAATGAGCTAGTGCAAAAGATGGTGGATGCATATGGGCAACCAGTGATTATCAAATACCAGCTTCCTGATGAGGATCTTGATGCACTTGTATCGGTTTCTTGTCCTGATGATCTTGATAATATGATGGATGAGTATGAGAAGTTGGTTGAGAGGTCTTCCGACGGGTCAGGTAAGTTAAGGGTTTTTCTGTTCTCTGCTACTGAGCTTGAAGCAGCTGGTACAGTGCAATTTGGAGATTTACATGACAGCGGACAGAGATATGTTGATGCAGTAAATGGAATTGCGGATGGTGTTGGCTGTGCTTTTGCTTGGAAGGAGAGTATAGCAAGTGCAACTTCAACTCAGAACTCTGATTTTAGTGGCACTGAGGCGGTTGATAGCTCAGGTACTGGACAAGTGGACGTGAGTGGCGCGCCAACAACTAGTTTATTGTCACCTAGAGGCGATCTGGCAAGCCCCCACGATTCCAGTCCAAAATTTGTGCCAGTGGAGCCTAATCCTCCAGTTTATGCTGATGCATCTGCAGTGTCCCTGGGCATTCCCACGGTTAAGTCCGGCCCTCCCCAAACATTATCTTCACAGCCAGAGGTTGAAATTGAGAGGTCTATACCTGTTGCTGTGCCACAGCAGCAATTGGGATATGATTTCCAGAAAATGGGAATGGGCATTCCACCACCTGCATCTCACTTGCAGGCTTATGTAGAACCCCACCAAGAAATCACAAATCATGCAGATTATATGTATCTTCCTGCCCAGATGAGATTTCCCAATGCTCAGTTGTTGGGGACTGCTGGATCTGTATTCACTCAACAACAGATTCGTGACAGTAATGCAAGTGTGGCTTCTCATCAATATATTCCTGCTGCGCATATGACGATGAGTCCCACATCTTCTCATGTAGCTATGAGGCCAACCATTGTTCAGCCACTGGTGCAACCACAACAAGCTCGTGTGGAGCGATTTTCAGATGAAAACATGCATGGAACAAGGATTGTTCAGTTTCCTGATCCAGGTTACAATGCTTATCAGCTCCAACATCCCCCTGCTATTGTTGGGGGTGGCTACTGCTGGCATCCAGTTGCTCAGACAGAGCATGTTGTCTTTTCTGATGGATCAGTGCCCCACCAGCAGGTAATAATTCCTGAGAAAATTCAGAGGTTAGAGGATTGTTTCATGTGTCAGAAACAATTGCCTCATGCACATTCAGATCCTTTGGCACAGGACCAAAGGGAGGGTGGGATAAGCAATCTATCTCATTCAAACTCACTTAATCATAGTCTTCATTTGGGAGACACTATGAAAGGTCAGCCTTTGAGTTGGAGTATGGTTGGTGGAGGTTTGGGGGATGGCACTATTGAACAGGGTGTTGGGGCTCGATCCTCTGCCCTTAGCCATGTTGACCATCAAGTTGGATTGCAACAATCAGAAGCAATTGTGTTCTCTCATAATGAGAATGAGAGAACTACCATGCGGAAAGCAGATGATTCTGATCAATCTCAGATTTCAGTTCCTCATGGTATGATGGCTGTACCAGGATTCCAGGGTATAGTTCTCCAGTCTCGTCCAGAAGGTTCTGTTCAGCAGCATCAGGTTTCAGGTCAATACCAGGTTAAGGAGGAGACCTTACAGATAAAACCTAGTAATGGTAATTTCTCTAATTTTCCTGGTGTAATTCAAGCTTCAGAACGATCAGGTCATGAATGCCCAGTAGAATACTCTGGTAGCATGCATCGTGATGTTTCCAAAGAAGATATTATAGACTCCTGTGTATCATATGATCAGCGAAGATCAGTTGAGGAGATGTTAGAAACCCTCCATATAAACCCTGAAATTAATAATGATCAGAATAAGTCACATGTTGATAATCTGTGGAAGGAAGATATCTTGGATCACAGAACCCAACAATTAGGTGGAAGGGATGCATTTCTGGATGATAGCTATAAAAAGCATCAGGTGGTTCCTGACTCAAACCATGTTAAGCCAACTGATTTACTGCCTGCTTCTGTGGTCACGCAGCAACCTGTTTACGGTAATCAAGTATCATATCCACAATCCAATATTGGAATTCATCTATTGGATTCTGGTGAGGTTAGTTATGGAAACCCTACATTCCAAGTTGTTCAGCCAGCCTATGCAATTGATAGAATCCTACAACCAAAAATTAGTCCAACTGATGTGGGACCTGGAGCTCAAAATGCTAATGTGCCGTCTTCCTTAGCATCATCTGGTAGAGTTAGTGATTTTCAGGATTCCCCAAACTCACTTTTCAGCAGCCAGGATCCATGGAATCTAAGGCATGACGCTCACCTTCCTCCTCCTAGACCCAACAAAATTCTAACGAAAAAAGAAGCTTTTGATACCAAAGATCCTTTCAGTGAGAACCTTGCAAATAATCCTGTAGAAATAATAACAGATGGGCTGATGGGGGATGGGGTTCCCCAGCCACTGAGCAATTCAAAAAAGGATTTGAATTTGGAGCAAGCTCAATCATCCAAAG GCTCAGCTGAGGAACTCATCAAGCAAGAACTTCAGGCTGTAGCTGAGGGAGTAGTTGCTTCTGTTTTTCAATCAGGTAATCATAGTCCTGACTCAATGGTATATGAAAGAAATGAATCAGCATATGAAGCAAGTCAAGACATGAAAATTTCAAGCGAAGATATAGAAGTGCAGCACAAAGCTAAATTTGAG GACATGAAGAATAAACTGCCAGAAAAGCTGAATTTTCGATTTCCAGTATCTGAAGGAAATTATCGTCTGCAG GACTTCTTTTTTGGGAGCAGATTATAA